A portion of the Limanda limanda chromosome 3, fLimLim1.1, whole genome shotgun sequence genome contains these proteins:
- the ubl7b gene encoding ubiquitin-like protein 7b: protein MMSSEWRLSLKLADRPKSTFHFPDMMPGDVSPGGYRVATLKQLVAAQLADSIPDPELIELVHCGRKLKDDLTLDACGIQPGSTLHILKKNWPEPEMNPEPVNRATAAREFRVFHAALHSLNSSYRDSVYKMLTNKESLDQIIVATPGLRSDPIALGVLQDKGLFVQFTDPAMLDILISSHPALVNAIILVLHSVAGSMSTQSSASSSRQVSSGSYNDVPEGFMFDAMSDDDDDYNSGGSPVEPSSRAGGSAGMRPVSLSHSGAAGPRPITQSELATALALASTPDSSAVTPTTASQSDPSSGVAPMPAGTPVSNDLFSQALQQALQATNMSALQGRWQSQMQQLRDMGIQDEELMLRALQATGGDIQAALELIFAGGPGL, encoded by the exons ATGATGTCCTCAGAATGGCGGTTGTCTCTGAAGCTGGCGGATCGGCCCAAATCCACCTTCCACTTCCCGGACATGATGCCCGGGGACGTGTCACCCGGAGGATACAGGGTTGCCACCTTGAAGCAACTTGTGGCAGCTCAGCTCGCAGACTCCATCCCGGACCCTGAGCTCATAG AGCTGGTCCACTGTGGGCGGAAACTTAAAGATGATCTCACACTGGACGCCTGTGGGATTCAACCAGGATCCACCTTGCACATCCTCAAAAAGAATTGGCCGGAGCCCGAGATGAATccag AGCCTGTGAACAGAGCGACTGCAGCCAGAGAGTTCAGAGTGTTTCACGCGGCTCTTCACTCTCTCAACTCTTCCTACAGAGACTCA GTTTATAAAATGCTAACGAATAAAGAGTCGTTGGATCAGATCATCGTGGCCACTCCGGGACTCCGATCAGACCCGATCGCTTTAG GTGTTCTCCAAGACAAAGGCCTCTTCGTGCAGTTCACAGACCCGGCCATGTTGGATAT ATTAATCAGTTCCCACCCAGCGCTTGTCAACGCCATCATCCTGGTCCTGCACTCTGTGGCGGGCAGCATGTCAACGCAGTCCAGTGCCAGCTCCTCTCGCCAGGTGTCCTCCGGCTCCTACAATGATGTGCCTG AAGGCTTCATGTTTGATGCCATGTCCGACGACGACGACGATTACAATTCG GGGGGAAGTCCAGTGGAACCCTCCAGCAGAGCGGGGGGCTCAGCAGGAATGCGCCCAGTGTCTCTGAGCCACAGCGGAGCCGCAGGCCCTCGGCCAATCACGCAGAGTGAGCTGGCGACGGCGTTGGCCCTGGCCAGCACGCCGGACAGCAGCGCAGTCACGCCCACCACAGCAAGCCAG TCGGACCCCTCCAGTGGCGTAGCCCCGATGCCAGCAGGCACCCCCGTCAGTAACGATCTGTTCAGCCAGGCTCTACAACAAGCTCTGCAAGCCACCAACATGTCCGCCCTGCAG GGACGCTGGCAGTCCCAGATGCAGCAGCTCAGGGACATGGGGATCCAGGACGAGGAGCTGATGCTGAGGGCGCTGCAGGCCACAGGGGGGGACATCCAGGCCGCCCTGGAGCTCATCTTCGCTGGAGGCCCAGGactctga